A portion of the Gossypium arboreum isolate Shixiya-1 chromosome 8, ASM2569848v2, whole genome shotgun sequence genome contains these proteins:
- the LOC108469791 gene encoding protein TOPLESS-RELATED PROTEIN 2-like, which yields MRKNSRKLFIKQESGFFFNMKHFEDQVQAGEWDEVKRYLCGFTKVEDNPCLTKIFFEIRKQKYLKAPNRQDRAKAVEILVKDLKVFASLNKEHFKEITQLLTLDNFRQNKQLSKYSDKKSARNIMLVELKMLIGANPLCRDKLAFPAFKIHN from the exons ATGAGGAAAAATTCAAGGAAACTGTTCATAA AACAAGAGTCTGGTTTTTTCTTCAATATGAAACATTTTGAAGATCAAGTCCAGGCGGGTGAATGGGATGAAGTCAAGCGTTATCTATGTGGGTTCACTAAGGTTGAAGATAACCCTTGCTTGACGAAGATTTTCTTTGAAATTAGAAAGCAGAAGTATTTGAAAGCTCCCAACAG GCAGGATCGAGCAAAGGCTGTTGAAATTCTTGTAAAGGATCTGAAGGTTTTTGCATCCCTTAACAAGGAACATTTTAAAGAGATTACACAGTTGCTTACTCTTGATAACTTTAG ACAAAATAAGCAGCTTTCAAAATACAGTGACAAGAAATCTGCTCGGAATATCATGCTTGTAGAGCTTAAGATGCTGATTGGAGCTAATCCCTTATGTCGCGATAAGCTTGCATTCCCAGCTTTTAAAATTCACAACTAA